The Planctomycetota bacterium genome window below encodes:
- a CDS encoding aldehyde dehydrogenase family protein — protein GSEAVGPLIEHPRVRAVTLTGSSAAGRSVAARAGACLKKTVLELGGSDPYVVLEDADLDRAVAVCAESRLVNSGQSCIAAKRFVVVDRVRAPFEEKLAERLAAAKVGPPGEEGVEVGPLARRDLRDALHRQVTESVARGARLVLGGRLPPGPGAFYPPTLLADVRPGMPAYEEELFGPVAAVIGARDEAEAVRIANDSPFGLGAAVFSRDLERAERIAARELEAGCAFVNAQVRSDPRLPFGGIKESGYGRELGTFGLREFVNVKTVVVG, from the coding sequence CGGGGTCGGAGGCCGTCGGGCCGCTCATCGAGCATCCGCGGGTGCGGGCGGTGACGCTCACGGGGAGCTCCGCGGCGGGCCGGTCGGTGGCGGCGCGGGCGGGGGCGTGTCTCAAGAAGACGGTGCTCGAGCTGGGCGGGAGCGACCCCTACGTGGTGCTCGAGGACGCCGATCTCGACCGGGCGGTCGCCGTCTGCGCGGAAAGCCGCCTGGTGAATTCCGGCCAGAGCTGCATCGCGGCCAAGCGTTTCGTGGTGGTCGATCGCGTGCGCGCGCCGTTCGAGGAGAAGCTCGCGGAGCGCCTGGCCGCGGCGAAGGTGGGGCCGCCCGGGGAGGAGGGCGTGGAGGTGGGTCCGCTGGCGCGGCGGGACCTGCGGGACGCGCTTCACCGGCAGGTGACCGAGAGCGTGGCGCGCGGGGCGCGGCTGGTTCTTGGGGGACGGCTGCCGCCGGGTCCGGGCGCCTTCTATCCGCCGACGCTTCTTGCCGACGTGCGGCCGGGGATGCCCGCGTACGAGGAGGAGCTTTTCGGCCCCGTGGCGGCGGTGATCGGGGCGCGGGACGAGGCGGAGGCGGTCCGGATCGCCAACGATTCCCCCTTCGGGCTGGGGGCGGCGGTCTTTTCGCGGGATCTCGAGCGGGCGGAGCGGATCGCCGCGCGGGAGCTCGAGGCGGGATGCGCCTTCGTCAACGCCCAGGTCCGTTCGGATCCCCGGCTTCCCTTCGGCGGGATCAAGGAGAGCGGGTACGGCCGGGAGCTGGGGACGTTCGGGCTGAGGGAGTTCGTCAACGTTAAGACCGTCGTGGTCGGCTGA